A region from the Triticum urartu cultivar G1812 chromosome 1, Tu2.1, whole genome shotgun sequence genome encodes:
- the LOC125510220 gene encoding probable glutathione S-transferase GSTU6 gives MAAQGDLKLLGLSVSPFVVRVRMALHMKGLSYEYIKQDLFNKSELLLKSNPVEKKVPVLIHDGKTVLDSSVIVQYIDEVWAAMGPSILPVDPYERATARFWAAYVDDKLFSAYVGVNKAVTEVERMEKVSETLAVLEQLEEAFAKHSNGKGFFAGDSIGYLDLAVGCHLHWLKAQCKMFGVVFLDAGKTPLLATWAKRFTETDAAKEVVPDTDVVMEYAKKRQAYRVAVAAAAASAK, from the exons ATGGCAGCTCAAGGAGACCTGAAGTTGCTAGGCTTGTCGGTGAGCCCATTCGTAGTTCGTGTTCGCATGGCGCTCCACATGAAGGGCTTGAGCTACGAGTATATCAAACAGGACCTCTTCAACAAGAGTGAGCTCCTCCTCAAGTCCAACCCGGTGGAGAAGAAGGTGCCCGTACTCATCCACGATGGCAAGACCGTACTCGATTCTTCGGTCATCGTGCAGTACATCGACGAAGTCTGGGCCGCCATGGGGCCGTCGATCCTCCCTGTCGACCCCTACGAGCGCGCCACCGCCCGCTTCTGGGCCGCCTACGTCGACGACAAG CTATTCTCCGCTTATGTCGGTGTTAATAAAGCAGTGACGGAGGTGGAGAGGATGGAGAAGGTTAGCGAGACGCTTGCGGTGCTAGAGCAACTTGAGGAGGCATTTGCCAAGCATTCCAACGGAAAGGGCTTCTTCGCCGGGGACTCCATCGGGTACCTTGACCTCGCAGTAGGATGCCACTTGCACTGGCTCAAGGCGCAGTGTAAGATGTTCGGCGTGGTGTTCCTCGACGCCGGCAAGACTCCGCTCTTAGCGACCTGGGCGAAACGGTTCACTGAGACCGATGCGGCGAAGGAGGTGGTACCTGACACAGACGTGGTGATGGAGTATGCTAAGAAGCGCCAGGCTTATCGTGTTGCtgttgctgcggcggcagcgagTGCCAAGTGA
- the LOC125510194 gene encoding probable glutathione S-transferase GSTU6 encodes MANGGDELKLLGMWASPYVVRVQLALHLKGVSYEYVEEDLASKSELFLRSNPVHKTVPILIHNGKPVCESQVILQYIDEAFAGVGPPLLPADPYERAVARFWAAYVEDKLLAPWGKVFRVKTDEERAEWTRQTAAALGPLEDGLRECSKGKGFFGGDCVGYVDVLLGSMVPWVRATERLSGDKLIDAGKAPLLAAWMERISELDAAKAVFQDVDRVVEYAGAIQARLSAAAAASTQ; translated from the coding sequence ATGGCCAACGGAGGAGACGAGCTGAAGCTGCTGGGCATGTGGGCGAGCCCATACGTGGTCAGGGTGCAGCTCGCGCTCCACCTCAAGGGCGTGAGCTACGAGTACGTCGAGGAGGACCTCGCCAGCAAGAGCGAGCTCTTCCTCCGCTCCAACCCGGTGCACAAGACGGTCCCGATCCTCATCCACAACGGCAAGCCCGTCTGCGAGTCCCAGGTCATCCTCCAGTACATCGACGAGGCCTTCGCCGGCGTCGGCCCGCCCCTCCTCCCCGCCGACCCCTACGAGCGCGCCGTCGCGCGATTCTGGGCCGCCTACGTCGAGGACAAGCTGCTGGCGCCGTGGGGGAAGGTGTTCAGGGTGAAGACCGACGAGGAGAGGGCCGAGTGGACGAGGCagacggcggcggcgctgggtCCTCTGGAGGATGGCCTCAGGGAGTGCTCCAAGGGGAAGGGCTTCTTCGGCGGCGACTGCGTCGGGTACGTTGACGTCCTGCTCGGCAGCATGGTGCCGTGGGTGCGCGCCACCGAGAGGCTCTCCGGCGACAAGTTAATAGACGCCGGCAAGGCCCCGCTGCTGGCGGCATGGATGGAGCGCATTAGCGAGCTCGACGCCGCCAAGGCGGTCTTCCAGGACGTGGACAGGGTGGTTGAGTACGCCGGGGCAATACAGGCCCGGCTTTCCGCCGCGGCTGCTGCAAGCACCCAATAA
- the LOC125510202 gene encoding probable glutathione S-transferase GSTU6 produces MAAEGGLKLLGLTVSPFVIRVRMALQMKGVGYEYVEQDLFTKGELLRKSNPVHMKVPVLIHDGRPVCESLAIVQYVDEAWAAAGPSILPADPYDRAAARFWAAYADSKLLPAWVGIMWAATEEERAEKVGDTLAAIGQLEEAFGTCSNGEAFFAGDSVGYLDLVVGSQLLWFEVLRKMFGVVVVEVGRAPLLAAWVERFGETDTAKEVVPDVDTAVEYLKKLQSRRAGSTVAQLLS; encoded by the exons ATGGCAGCCGAAGGAGGTCTGAAGCTGCTCGGCTTGACGGTGAGCCCGTTCGTGATCCGTGTACGCATGGCGCTGCAGATGAAAGGCGTCGGCTACGAGTACGTGGAGCAGGACCTGTTCACCAAGGGCGAGCTCCTCCGCAAGTCCAACCCGGTGCACATGAAGGTCCCGGTGCTCATCCACGACGGCAGACCCGTCTGCGAGTCGCTGGCCATCGTGCAGTACGTCGACGAGGCCTGGGCGGCCGCGGGCCCCTCGATCCTCCCCGCCGACCCCTACGACCGCGCCGCCGCTCGCTTCTGGGCCGCCTACGCCGACAGCAAG CTCTTGCCGGCGTGGGTAGGCATCATGTGGGCGGCGACGGAGGAGGAGAGGGCGGAGAAGGTCGGCGACACGCTCGCGGCTATCGGCCAGTTGGAGGAGGCGTTCGGGACGTGCTCGAACGGTGAGGCCTTCTTCGCCGGCGACTCCGTCGGGTACCTAGATCTCGTCGTCGGCTCGCAGTTGCTCTGGTTCGAGGTGCTGCGGAAGATGTTCGGCGTCGTGGTCGTTGAGGTCGGCAGGGCTCCGCTCTTGGCCGCGTGGGTGGAGCGGTTTGGGGAGACTGATACGGCCAAGGAGGTGGTGCCGGACGTTGACACGGCGGTGGAGTACCTCAAGAAGCTTCAGTCTCGTCGGGCTGGTTCCACGGTTGCCCAGCTGCTGTCGTGA